In Jatrophihabitans endophyticus, one DNA window encodes the following:
- a CDS encoding TetR/AcrR family transcriptional regulator: MPEVRMPGGRPRGFDQDTALEAAMQLFWAKGYEATGVAELTEAMGITPPSLYAAFGNKEELFRRAVDRYVTGPASHLAVALDQPTARAVAEHLLRGMVALAAGVGTPTGCMTVQGALPASDRNRAAHEHLAARRRQGEAMLAERLGRAAPAELPGGQDATAVARYLFAVRFGLAVQAAGGASAAELQEVVDVVLAQWPSCDALTNGG, translated from the coding sequence GTGCCGGAGGTTCGGATGCCCGGTGGCCGGCCGCGCGGCTTCGACCAGGACACCGCCCTCGAGGCGGCGATGCAGCTGTTCTGGGCGAAGGGCTACGAGGCGACCGGCGTCGCCGAGCTGACCGAGGCCATGGGCATCACCCCGCCGAGCCTCTACGCCGCCTTCGGCAACAAGGAGGAGCTCTTCCGCCGGGCGGTCGACCGCTACGTCACCGGCCCCGCGAGCCACCTCGCCGTCGCGTTGGACCAGCCGACGGCACGCGCCGTCGCCGAGCACCTCCTGCGCGGCATGGTCGCGCTCGCGGCGGGCGTCGGCACGCCCACCGGGTGCATGACGGTGCAGGGGGCGCTCCCGGCGTCCGACCGCAACCGGGCCGCGCACGAGCACCTCGCGGCCCGACGCCGTCAGGGTGAGGCCATGCTCGCCGAGCGACTCGGCCGCGCCGCCCCCGCCGAGCTGCCCGGCGGCCAGGACGCGACCGCCGTCGCCCGCTACCTGTTCGCGGTGCGCTTCGGGCTGGCCGTGCAGGCGGCCGGCGGGGCGAGCGCCGCCGAGCTGCAGGAGGTCGTCGACGTCGTGCTCGCGCAATGGCCGTCCTGCGACGCCCTGACGAACGGCGGCTGA
- a CDS encoding sensor domain-containing diguanylate cyclase, with protein sequence MHAMDRLAAVVALQSAVAEVPAGDLDRLLQLVADHSLAAFPRARGAVVATTADGRLHAHAVAGSSATVAGAAIDESGSLTGRAMAERTTLLSRDTASDPRIDRAIATAADMASAVAAPLVAGDRVVGAVTLSSDLVNAFGRADADQLCLFAQALGGVLRHWSDSARNAELLADTRRALAVVEESEARFRATFDGSPLGMAVIRADAEQGWPVVRVNPAMSTLFGHPATTLLGMSLDGLIGVPASSDVPSSGLYDLVVHHRPVTLERLFRRADGRQVWTTWRVVPMTNGPDDELHLLAQITDVTARRRAEQRARRQARLLDLIPEPVIVRSLDGTIRFWNDGAVATYGFRAQDAIGRRTHDLLHTEFVGVTLPELEDRLASAGSWRGQLEHRHADGRTLRMTSQHVLDSHGDGEPVILEINVDVTERVEAERALAASEAKFRSQFRHSTVGQLIRRVDGTIEDVNPALARMLGYRAEELVGASVDLLLAPAIAELRRATLTRLLNGEDDATTTEGVLVRKDGSLLDVEANMSVARGPDGSVQQVIGIYQDITARKIAEDTLHHRALHDSLTGLANRALLGERLSRALGEAPGSGRTVGLLFLDLDGFKAVNDGFGHDTGDALLVEVARRLDGVVRAGDTVARLGGDEFVVLCPDLEAPEQLHIVAQRALDRVAAPYVVGGACITTVSASIGMSLPGHATDPHQALADADRAMYQVKKSGKNRIGMLAEPAPAPGGAGQRLSA encoded by the coding sequence ATGCACGCCATGGACCGGCTGGCCGCGGTCGTCGCCCTGCAGTCCGCCGTCGCCGAGGTGCCCGCCGGCGACCTGGACCGGCTGCTGCAGCTCGTCGCCGACCACTCGCTCGCCGCGTTCCCCCGCGCCCGCGGCGCCGTCGTGGCGACGACGGCCGACGGCCGGCTCCACGCGCACGCCGTCGCGGGGTCGTCGGCCACGGTAGCGGGCGCCGCCATCGACGAGTCGGGGTCGCTGACCGGACGCGCCATGGCCGAACGCACCACCCTGCTGTCGCGCGACACCGCCTCCGATCCGCGCATCGACCGCGCGATCGCCACCGCCGCCGACATGGCCTCGGCGGTGGCGGCGCCCCTCGTCGCCGGCGACCGGGTGGTCGGCGCCGTCACCCTGAGCAGCGACCTCGTCAACGCGTTCGGCCGGGCCGACGCCGACCAGCTCTGCCTGTTCGCGCAGGCGCTCGGCGGGGTGCTGCGCCACTGGTCGGACAGCGCCCGCAACGCCGAGCTGCTGGCCGACACCCGGCGCGCGCTCGCCGTGGTCGAGGAGAGCGAGGCCCGCTTCCGGGCCACCTTCGACGGCAGTCCGCTCGGCATGGCCGTGATCCGGGCCGACGCCGAGCAGGGGTGGCCGGTGGTGCGGGTGAACCCGGCCATGTCGACGCTGTTCGGTCACCCGGCCACGACCCTGCTCGGCATGTCGCTGGACGGGCTCATCGGCGTGCCCGCGAGCTCCGACGTGCCGTCGAGCGGCCTGTACGACCTCGTCGTGCACCACCGCCCGGTGACCCTCGAACGGCTGTTCCGCCGCGCGGACGGGCGTCAGGTGTGGACGACCTGGCGGGTCGTGCCGATGACGAACGGGCCGGACGACGAGCTGCATCTGCTCGCGCAGATCACCGACGTCACCGCGCGTCGCCGCGCCGAGCAGCGCGCGCGGCGCCAGGCACGCCTGCTCGACCTCATCCCCGAGCCGGTCATCGTCCGGTCGCTCGACGGCACGATCCGGTTCTGGAACGACGGCGCCGTCGCGACCTACGGCTTCCGGGCACAGGATGCGATCGGGCGCCGCACCCACGACCTGCTGCACACCGAGTTCGTCGGCGTGACGCTGCCCGAGCTGGAGGACCGGCTCGCGAGCGCCGGCAGTTGGCGCGGTCAGCTCGAGCATCGCCACGCGGACGGCCGCACCCTGCGCATGACGTCCCAGCACGTCCTCGACAGCCACGGTGACGGCGAGCCGGTGATCCTCGAGATCAACGTCGACGTGACCGAGCGGGTCGAGGCCGAACGGGCCCTCGCGGCCAGCGAGGCCAAGTTCCGCTCGCAGTTCCGGCATTCCACGGTCGGGCAGCTGATCCGCCGGGTGGACGGCACGATCGAGGACGTCAACCCCGCCCTGGCCCGGATGCTCGGCTACCGGGCCGAGGAGCTGGTGGGCGCGTCGGTCGACCTGCTGCTCGCGCCGGCGATCGCGGAGCTACGCCGCGCCACCCTGACGCGGTTGCTGAACGGCGAGGACGACGCGACCACCACCGAGGGCGTGCTCGTGCGCAAGGACGGCAGCCTGCTCGACGTCGAGGCGAACATGTCGGTGGCCCGCGGCCCGGACGGCAGCGTGCAGCAGGTCATCGGCATCTACCAGGACATCACCGCCCGCAAGATCGCCGAGGACACCCTGCACCACCGGGCCCTGCACGACTCGCTGACCGGACTCGCCAATCGCGCGCTGCTCGGCGAGCGGTTGTCCCGCGCGCTGGGCGAGGCCCCGGGCTCGGGCCGCACCGTGGGCCTGCTCTTCCTCGACCTGGACGGCTTCAAGGCCGTCAACGACGGCTTCGGCCACGACACCGGCGACGCGCTGCTCGTCGAGGTCGCGCGACGTCTCGACGGCGTCGTCCGCGCAGGGGACACGGTGGCCCGGCTCGGCGGCGACGAGTTCGTCGTGCTCTGCCCGGACCTCGAGGCTCCGGAGCAGCTGCACATCGTCGCGCAGCGCGCGCTGGACCGGGTCGCCGCGCCGTACGTGGTGGGTGGCGCGTGCATCACCACCGTCTCGGCCAGCATCGGCATGAGCCTGCCCGGGCACGCCACCGACCCCCACCAGGCGCTGGCCGACGCCGACCGGGCGATGTACCAGGTCAAGAAGTCCGGCAAGAACCGGATCGGCATGCTCGCCGAGCCGGCTCCCGCGCCGGGTGGTGCGGGGCAGCGGCTCAGCGCCTGA
- a CDS encoding aldo/keto reductase, with amino-acid sequence MQTRSLGNDTVGRHEVGAIGLGLMTFDQTGAQPREQLLDTVRAALDAGVTLFDTADAYGPGDELGERAQGANETLVAGLLDELGVRDRVLLATKAGHVRTDGGGWALAGSPEHLHAAVDASLRRLDVEQIALWQHHRPDPAVDYAVTLGALKEVYESGRVAMVGLSNADPQQIRQAHEILGDALVSVQNQFSPAFRSSRPEIEVCDELGLAFLPWSPLGGLTDAKGLAEAHPAFAEVAGELGVSAQQVALAWELAQAPVVVPIPGAKRPQSIADSAAAADLRLGDDQLARLDRG; translated from the coding sequence ATGCAGACACGTTCTCTGGGCAACGACACCGTCGGGCGGCACGAGGTGGGGGCGATCGGCCTCGGGCTGATGACCTTCGACCAGACCGGCGCGCAGCCGCGCGAGCAGCTGCTCGACACCGTCCGGGCCGCCCTCGACGCGGGCGTGACGCTCTTCGACACCGCGGACGCCTACGGCCCCGGCGACGAGTTGGGCGAGCGGGCCCAGGGCGCGAACGAGACGCTCGTCGCGGGACTGCTCGACGAGCTCGGCGTGCGCGACCGGGTGCTCCTGGCCACCAAGGCCGGGCACGTCCGCACCGACGGCGGTGGCTGGGCACTGGCCGGCTCACCGGAGCACCTGCACGCCGCGGTCGACGCCAGCCTGCGGCGGCTCGACGTCGAGCAGATCGCGCTCTGGCAGCACCACCGCCCCGATCCGGCCGTCGACTACGCCGTGACGCTCGGTGCGCTGAAGGAGGTGTACGAGTCCGGTCGCGTCGCGATGGTCGGGCTGTCCAACGCCGACCCGCAGCAGATCCGTCAGGCGCACGAGATCCTCGGTGACGCGCTGGTCAGCGTGCAGAACCAGTTCTCGCCGGCGTTTCGCAGCAGTCGTCCCGAGATCGAGGTGTGCGACGAGCTCGGGCTGGCCTTCCTGCCGTGGAGCCCCCTCGGCGGCCTCACCGACGCGAAGGGGCTCGCCGAGGCGCACCCGGCCTTCGCCGAGGTCGCCGGTGAGCTCGGGGTGAGCGCGCAGCAGGTGGCGCTCGCCTGGGAGCTCGCGCAGGCGCCGGTCGTCGTCCCCATCCCCGGCGCGAAACGACCGCAGTCGATCGCCGACTCCGCCGCGGCCGCCGACCTGCGGCTCGGCGACGACCAGCTCGCGCGCCTCGACCGCGGCTGA
- a CDS encoding PucR family transcriptional regulator, whose product MLASVPALARTSLARVLHDLGGTLLTLVHGDPDDAAELGGITIHDPLDDTALPPRSLVLAVGVGTGDDVVRLVRQVGEQGAVGVVLRAPLVATAEVMTAAREAGVALLELARGASWTQLAAMLRVLVAEGDVGVDDAESLGGLPAGDLFALANAVAALLDAPVTIEDRGSRVLAFSGRQDEADSSRVETILGRQVPERYLRVLVERGVFRDLARSDRPVHVDPVPMGDGGFSVPRVAAGVRAGSELLGSIWAAVREPLTEDRATALQDAAKLVALHMLRVRAGADVERRLRADLLGTALEGGSGAPGALRRLGLVDQPVVVLALSVVQPEADGTGDGSDVMSADAALANERQRISDAFAMHLSAFHPRAAVALIAGVSYGLVPVRHGDGTLAEERAVQIAGDFLERVGRKVHAVVGVGPVAEDVVGLAYAKSCADRALRALRERGSRSGASAAARLADVHVESLLIELRDMVNARGDRPTGSVARLLAYDAEHGSSLVDTLRAWLDAFGDVVAASAAVHVHPNTFRYRLRRLGEVGGIDLADADARFVAMLQLRVIAS is encoded by the coding sequence GTGCTCGCGTCCGTGCCCGCTCTCGCCCGCACCAGCCTCGCCCGGGTGCTGCACGACCTCGGGGGCACGCTGCTCACGCTCGTCCACGGCGATCCGGACGACGCCGCGGAGCTCGGCGGCATCACCATCCACGATCCCCTCGACGACACCGCGCTGCCGCCACGTTCACTGGTGCTCGCGGTCGGCGTCGGCACCGGCGACGACGTGGTGCGCCTCGTCCGGCAGGTGGGGGAGCAGGGCGCGGTCGGCGTGGTCCTGCGCGCGCCCCTCGTCGCCACCGCCGAGGTGATGACGGCGGCCCGCGAGGCCGGCGTCGCCCTGCTCGAGCTCGCCCGCGGCGCGTCCTGGACGCAGCTCGCGGCGATGCTGCGGGTGCTGGTGGCCGAGGGGGACGTCGGCGTCGACGACGCGGAGTCGTTGGGCGGGCTGCCCGCCGGGGACCTCTTCGCGCTCGCCAACGCCGTCGCGGCCCTGCTGGACGCACCGGTGACGATCGAGGACCGCGGTTCGCGGGTGCTCGCGTTCTCCGGTCGGCAGGACGAGGCCGACTCGTCACGCGTCGAGACCATCCTGGGCCGGCAGGTGCCCGAGCGCTACCTGCGCGTGCTCGTCGAACGCGGCGTGTTCCGCGACCTGGCGCGCAGCGACCGGCCGGTGCACGTCGACCCGGTGCCGATGGGCGACGGCGGCTTCTCGGTGCCGCGGGTCGCCGCCGGCGTCCGCGCGGGCAGCGAGCTGCTGGGTTCGATCTGGGCGGCGGTGCGCGAGCCGCTGACCGAGGATCGCGCGACCGCGCTCCAGGACGCCGCCAAGCTCGTCGCCCTGCACATGCTGCGGGTCCGGGCCGGGGCCGACGTCGAGCGACGGTTGCGTGCCGACCTGCTCGGTACCGCGCTCGAGGGCGGCAGCGGCGCACCGGGCGCGCTACGCCGCCTCGGCCTCGTCGACCAGCCCGTGGTCGTGCTGGCGCTCTCGGTCGTCCAGCCCGAGGCGGACGGCACCGGCGACGGCAGCGACGTGATGAGCGCCGACGCCGCGCTGGCCAACGAGCGGCAGCGCATCAGCGACGCGTTCGCGATGCACCTGAGCGCCTTCCACCCGCGGGCCGCCGTCGCCCTCATCGCCGGCGTGTCCTACGGCCTCGTGCCGGTGCGTCACGGCGACGGGACGCTGGCCGAGGAGCGGGCCGTGCAGATCGCGGGCGACTTCCTCGAGCGGGTCGGCAGGAAGGTGCACGCGGTGGTCGGCGTGGGCCCGGTCGCCGAGGACGTCGTCGGGCTCGCCTACGCCAAGAGCTGCGCCGACCGCGCCCTGCGGGCGCTGCGCGAGCGCGGCAGCCGCTCGGGAGCGAGCGCGGCCGCGCGGCTGGCCGACGTCCACGTCGAGTCACTGCTCATCGAGCTGCGCGACATGGTGAACGCGCGGGGCGACCGGCCCACCGGATCCGTCGCCCGGCTGCTCGCCTACGACGCCGAGCACGGCTCCAGCCTCGTCGACACGCTGCGCGCCTGGCTGGACGCGTTCGGCGACGTCGTGGCGGCGTCGGCCGCGGTGCACGTGCACCCCAACACGTTCCGGTACCGGCTGCGCCGGCTCGGCGAGGTCGGCGGCATCGACCTCGCCGACGCCGATGCCAGGTTCGTCGCCATGCTGCAGTTGCGCGTCATCGCGTCCTGA
- a CDS encoding amidohydrolase family protein, which produces MLILRGGRVIDPGSDFDAVADVTIDGATVTAVGPATAGPGDTVVDVAGYVVGPGFVDLHSHVHSVAGQRLQAMDGVTTALDLEAGLMPVERAYDEAARAGRPLHYGFSASWAAARAQVLLGDEPDASIWTTLALLGRTDWQRSSSVAERERWLGLLERELAGGALGIGILQGYAPRTDPAEFTAVAALAARAGAPTFTHVRELVEADPTTPVDGSHEIVRAAAETGAAMHHCHVNSTSRRHVERVLALLDDARAAGSRVSVECYPYGAGATAIGAAFLAPERLPAWGLQPSDLVVVETGERVADEARLRALRRDQPEIECLVEFLDEDDPADLAHLERALAYPDAIVASDAGPVLWADARDTRAWPLPPGGRTHPRTAGTYARSLRVMVRETGTWSWPDAFRRCSYLPARLLDEVAPAARTKGVLRAGGDADVVVLDPDAVTDTATYADGARPSRGVRHLLVAGTFVVRDGELQPDAYPGRGLRGVPR; this is translated from the coding sequence GTGCTGATCCTGCGAGGGGGCCGGGTGATCGACCCCGGCTCGGACTTCGACGCCGTGGCCGACGTGACGATCGACGGCGCGACCGTGACGGCGGTGGGGCCGGCGACGGCCGGGCCGGGCGACACCGTCGTCGACGTGGCCGGGTACGTCGTGGGGCCCGGGTTCGTCGACCTGCACAGCCACGTGCACTCGGTGGCCGGCCAACGGCTGCAGGCCATGGACGGCGTCACCACCGCGCTCGACCTGGAGGCCGGGCTCATGCCCGTCGAGCGGGCCTACGACGAGGCGGCCCGCGCCGGCCGGCCACTGCACTACGGCTTCTCGGCGTCGTGGGCGGCGGCGCGGGCGCAGGTGCTGCTCGGTGACGAGCCCGACGCGTCGATCTGGACCACGCTCGCCCTGCTCGGCCGCACGGACTGGCAGCGTTCGTCGTCGGTCGCCGAGCGGGAGCGCTGGCTCGGCCTGCTCGAGCGCGAGCTGGCCGGCGGCGCGCTCGGCATCGGCATCCTGCAGGGGTACGCGCCGCGCACCGACCCGGCGGAGTTCACCGCGGTGGCGGCACTGGCCGCCCGCGCCGGCGCCCCCACGTTCACGCACGTGCGGGAGCTCGTCGAGGCCGACCCCACCACTCCCGTCGACGGGTCGCACGAGATCGTGCGCGCGGCCGCGGAGACCGGCGCGGCCATGCACCACTGCCACGTCAACAGCACGTCGCGCCGGCACGTCGAGCGCGTCCTCGCGCTGCTCGACGACGCCCGCGCGGCCGGGTCGCGGGTCAGCGTCGAGTGCTACCCCTACGGTGCGGGCGCGACCGCGATCGGCGCCGCCTTCCTCGCTCCGGAACGGCTGCCGGCGTGGGGGCTGCAGCCGTCGGACCTGGTCGTCGTCGAGACCGGCGAGCGCGTCGCGGACGAGGCGCGGCTGCGCGCGTTGCGCCGGGACCAGCCGGAGATCGAGTGCCTGGTCGAGTTCCTCGACGAGGACGACCCGGCCGACCTCGCCCACCTGGAGCGCGCGCTCGCCTACCCCGACGCCATCGTGGCCAGCGACGCCGGTCCGGTGCTGTGGGCCGATGCGCGCGACACCCGGGCCTGGCCGCTGCCGCCCGGCGGCCGCACCCACCCCCGGACCGCCGGCACCTACGCCCGGTCGCTGCGGGTGATGGTGCGCGAGACGGGTACGTGGAGCTGGCCCGACGCCTTCCGGCGCTGCTCCTACCTGCCCGCCCGGCTGCTCGACGAGGTCGCGCCGGCGGCCCGCACCAAGGGCGTGCTCCGCGCCGGCGGCGACGCCGACGTCGTGGTGCTCGACCCCGACGCCGTCACCGACACCGCGACGTACGCCGACGGCGCCCGGCCCTCCCGCGGCGTGCGGCACCTGCTGGTCGCCGGCACCTTCGTCGTCCGCGACGGCGAGCTGCAGCCCGACGCGTACCCCGGCCGCGGCCTGCGCGGCGTGCCCCGCTGA
- the menC gene encoding o-succinylbenzoate synthase, which produces MKLVGVELRRIALPLVAPFRTSFGTQTDRDVLLVRAVTDDAEGWGECVAMADPAYSPEYVDAAADVLTRFLVPALAAAPELDAQRVGPLLARFKGHPMAKAALETALLDAELRALGRPLARELGAVRDAVPAGVSVGIMDSIPQLLDAVAGYLDAGYLRIKLKIEPGWDVEPVRAVRERFGDDVALQVDANTAYTLDDARHLALLDPFDLLLIEQPLDEDDVLGHAELARLVRTPVCLDESITSARSAAAAIALGACRIVNIKPGRVGGYLEARRIHDVCRAHGVAVWCGGMLETGLGRAANVALAALPGFTLPGDTSASDRYYRTDVTEPFVLADGHLAVPRGPGIGVVPVPERLAEVTTSTTWLPC; this is translated from the coding sequence GTGAAGCTCGTCGGGGTGGAGCTGCGGCGCATCGCGCTGCCGCTCGTCGCACCGTTCCGGACGTCGTTCGGCACGCAGACCGACCGCGACGTGCTGCTCGTCCGCGCGGTGACCGACGACGCCGAGGGGTGGGGCGAGTGCGTCGCGATGGCGGACCCGGCCTACTCACCGGAGTACGTCGACGCCGCCGCGGACGTCCTCACCCGCTTCCTGGTCCCGGCCCTCGCCGCCGCGCCGGAGCTCGACGCGCAGCGCGTCGGGCCGCTGCTCGCCCGGTTCAAGGGGCATCCGATGGCCAAGGCGGCGCTCGAGACGGCGCTGCTGGACGCCGAGCTGCGCGCGCTCGGCCGGCCGCTCGCCCGCGAGCTGGGCGCGGTGCGCGACGCCGTGCCGGCCGGGGTGTCCGTCGGCATCATGGACTCGATACCGCAGCTGCTCGACGCGGTCGCCGGGTACCTGGACGCCGGCTACCTGCGCATCAAGCTCAAGATCGAACCGGGCTGGGACGTCGAGCCGGTGCGTGCCGTCCGGGAGCGCTTCGGTGACGACGTGGCGCTGCAGGTCGACGCCAACACCGCCTACACCCTCGACGACGCCCGGCACCTGGCCCTGCTCGACCCGTTCGACCTGCTGCTGATCGAGCAGCCGCTCGACGAGGACGACGTGCTCGGCCACGCCGAGCTCGCCCGCCTCGTCCGCACCCCCGTCTGCCTGGACGAGTCCATCACCTCGGCCCGTTCGGCCGCGGCCGCGATCGCGCTCGGCGCCTGCCGGATCGTCAACATCAAGCCCGGGCGGGTCGGCGGGTACCTCGAGGCACGGCGCATCCACGACGTCTGCCGTGCGCACGGCGTGGCGGTGTGGTGCGGCGGCATGCTCGAGACGGGGCTCGGGCGCGCGGCCAACGTCGCCCTCGCCGCGCTGCCGGGCTTCACGCTGCCCGGCGACACCTCGGCCTCGGACCGCTACTACCGCACCGACGTCACCGAGCCGTTCGTGCTCGCCGACGGCCACCTCGCGGTGCCGCGCGGGCCCGGCATCGGCGTCGTCCCGGTTCCCGAGCGGCTCGCCGAGGTCACGACGTCGACCACCTGGCTGCCCTGCTGA
- a CDS encoding GNAT family N-acetyltransferase — protein sequence MTDLDDAPTVTARPALPSVPADAALADAIRVADAAARASGVRVRQVGSLAELDAVDRLFEAIWQPGKHPPVTTELMRAFGKAGNYVAAAFDGETLVGACVGFFAAPSHDALHSHIAGVSPDARARSVGFALKLHQRAWALAHGVSVVGWTFDPLVGRNAYFNLVKLGARPVEYLPNFYGPMRDALNSDDDTDRLLVHWHLTSPAARRAGEGRPAPVDVGTMRRQGVVTALAVSEGGEPVVGSLDGDTLLVAVPADVEALRAASPAVARRWRQALRDTLGVLLADGAHVAGFDRAGWYVVRRGSAAASGEGTAS from the coding sequence ATGACCGATCTCGACGACGCACCGACCGTGACGGCTCGGCCCGCCCTGCCGTCGGTCCCGGCCGACGCCGCGCTCGCCGACGCGATCCGCGTCGCCGATGCCGCGGCACGCGCGTCCGGCGTCCGCGTGCGCCAGGTCGGCAGCCTGGCCGAGCTCGACGCCGTCGACCGACTGTTCGAGGCCATCTGGCAACCGGGCAAGCACCCGCCGGTGACGACCGAGCTGATGCGTGCCTTCGGCAAGGCGGGCAACTACGTCGCCGCCGCGTTCGACGGCGAGACGCTGGTCGGCGCGTGCGTCGGCTTCTTCGCCGCGCCGTCGCATGACGCGTTGCACAGCCACATCGCCGGGGTGTCGCCCGACGCCCGTGCCCGCAGCGTCGGCTTCGCGTTGAAGCTGCACCAGCGGGCGTGGGCGCTGGCGCACGGCGTCTCGGTCGTGGGATGGACCTTCGACCCGCTCGTGGGTCGCAACGCCTACTTCAACCTGGTGAAGCTGGGGGCCCGGCCGGTCGAGTACCTGCCGAACTTCTACGGTCCGATGCGCGACGCGCTGAACAGCGACGACGACACCGACCGCCTCCTCGTGCACTGGCACCTCACGTCGCCCGCCGCACGCCGGGCGGGTGAGGGCCGGCCGGCGCCGGTCGACGTCGGCACGATGCGGCGGCAGGGGGTCGTCACGGCGCTCGCGGTGTCCGAGGGCGGCGAGCCGGTCGTCGGGTCCCTCGACGGCGACACCCTGCTCGTCGCCGTGCCCGCGGACGTCGAGGCCCTGCGCGCGGCGTCGCCCGCGGTCGCCCGACGGTGGCGGCAGGCGCTGCGCGACACGCTGGGCGTGCTGCTGGCCGACGGCGCGCACGTCGCGGGCTTCGACCGCGCCGGGTGGTACGTCGTGCGTCGCGGATCCGCCGCGGCGTCGGGAGAAGGGACCGCATCGTGA
- a CDS encoding M20/M25/M40 family metallo-hydrolase, producing MGVLPSPELVERFRAVTDAIVADIGTLVGCESPSADPAAVTRSADVVAEVGTAVLGAAPIRVERDGCAHLVWRLGNAATRVLLLGHHDTVWPLGTLERHPSTTHDGVLRGPGCFDMKAGLVMAFHAVAALPERDGVTILVTGDEEVGSPTSRGLIEDEARGARAVLVLEAAADDGALKTERKGVSLYTVRVHGRAAHAGLAPQDGANATVELAHQVLAITELADPVAGTTVTPTLLAAGTTTNTVPALGEVRVDVRVPSAAEQQRVDAAIRGLPARTPGTTVVVDGGPNRVPLEAGVSTALFDRAARLADALGSPPLRRVAVGGASDGNITAALGVPTLDGLGAAGGGAHADDEHVLVAELAPRTALLSALVADLLADPPTNPHTDPPTDPSAEPGVTGVPSAPTSATARTRGPRP from the coding sequence GTGGGTGTGCTGCCGTCCCCCGAGCTGGTCGAGCGATTCCGCGCCGTGACCGACGCGATCGTCGCCGACATCGGCACGCTCGTGGGGTGCGAGTCGCCGTCGGCCGACCCGGCCGCGGTGACGCGCAGCGCCGACGTCGTGGCCGAGGTCGGGACGGCCGTGCTCGGCGCCGCCCCGATCCGCGTCGAGCGCGACGGGTGCGCGCACCTCGTCTGGCGCCTCGGGAACGCGGCGACCCGCGTGCTGCTGCTCGGGCACCACGACACGGTGTGGCCGCTCGGCACCCTGGAGCGTCATCCGAGCACCACGCACGACGGGGTGCTGCGCGGGCCCGGCTGCTTCGACATGAAGGCCGGGCTGGTGATGGCCTTCCACGCGGTGGCGGCGCTGCCCGAGCGTGACGGCGTCACGATCCTCGTCACCGGTGACGAGGAGGTCGGCTCGCCGACCTCGCGCGGGCTGATCGAGGACGAGGCGCGCGGGGCCCGCGCCGTGCTCGTCCTGGAGGCGGCGGCCGACGACGGCGCACTGAAGACCGAACGCAAGGGCGTCTCGCTCTACACGGTGCGGGTGCACGGTCGGGCGGCCCACGCGGGGCTCGCGCCGCAGGACGGCGCCAACGCCACCGTCGAGCTCGCCCACCAGGTGCTCGCGATCACCGAGCTCGCCGATCCCGTGGCCGGGACGACGGTGACGCCGACGCTCCTCGCCGCGGGCACGACGACCAACACCGTCCCGGCCCTCGGCGAGGTCCGCGTCGACGTCCGCGTCCCGAGCGCGGCCGAGCAGCAGCGGGTGGACGCCGCGATCCGCGGATTGCCGGCCCGCACGCCCGGCACCACCGTCGTGGTGGACGGGGGACCCAATCGCGTGCCGCTCGAGGCCGGGGTCTCGACGGCGCTGTTCGACCGCGCGGCGCGGCTCGCCGACGCGCTCGGCTCGCCGCCGCTGCGCCGCGTCGCGGTGGGCGGCGCGTCGGACGGCAACATCACCGCCGCGCTGGGCGTGCCGACGCTCGACGGGCTGGGCGCGGCCGGCGGGGGCGCGCACGCCGACGACGAGCACGTCCTCGTCGCCGAGCTCGCTCCCCGCACCGCGCTGCTGAGCGCGCTCGTCGCCGATCTGCTCGCCGACCCGCCCACCAACCCGCACACGGACCCGCCCACCGACCCGTCGGCCGAGCCGGGGGTGACCGGCGTCCCGTCCGCCCCGACCAGCGCGACGGCACGAACTCGTGGGCCGCGACCATGA